In Nycticebus coucang isolate mNycCou1 chromosome 9, mNycCou1.pri, whole genome shotgun sequence, the following are encoded in one genomic region:
- the RGL2 gene encoding ral guanine nucleotide dissociation stimulator-like 2 isoform X2, with protein MLPRPLRLLLDTSPPGGVVLSSFRSRDPEEGGGPDGRVVGGGQEKEEEEEEEEAPVSVWDEEEDGATFTVTSRQYRPLDPLAPTPPPRSSRRLRAGTLEALVRHLLDARTSGVDVTFMSAFLATHRAFTSTPTLLGLMADRLEALESHPADERQRTTGVAISVLSTWLASHPEDFCSEVKVQLDRLESFLLRTGYAAGEGVGGGSADLIHNLRSRVDSQAPDLPKPLALPGDPPADPTDVLVFLADHLAEQLTLLDAELFLNLVPSQCLGGLWGHRDRPGHSHLCPSVRATVTQFNKRARLLEKWIRVAEECRLLRNFSSVYAVVSALQSSPIHRLRAAWGEATRDSLRVFSSLCQIFSEEDNYSQSRELLLQEVKLQPPLEPHSKKAPRSGSRGRGVVPYLGTFLKDLVMLDAASKDELENGYINFDKRRKEFAVLSELQRLQNECRGYDLRPDHDIQQWLQGLHLLTEAQSHRVSCEVELPGTSDPPAARVLRPTLVISQWTEVLGSVGGPTSMVSWDRPSIGGDEVSGTPAPLLTRLAQHMKWPSVSSLDSALESSPSLHSPADPSYLSPPASSHKPSRGHRRSASCGSPLSGSTGEGASTGTGYGGGGSGPGASDCRIIRVQMELGEDGSVYKSILVTSQDKSPSVISRVLKKNNRDSAVASEYELVQLLPGERELTIPPSANVFYAMDGASHDFLLRQRRRPSATPGLTSGPSASGTTPSEGGGGSFPRIKATGRKIARALF; from the exons ATGCTCCCGCGGCCCCTGCGGCTGCTTTTGGACACGAGCCCCCCCGGGGGAGTCGTGCTGAGCAGCTTCCGAAGCCGAGACCCCGAAGAGGGTGGGGGCCCAGATGGCCGGGTCGTGGGCGGGgggcaggagaaagaggaggaggaggaagaagaagag GCCCCTGTGTCTGTCTGGGATGAGGAGGAAGATGGTGCCACCTTTACTGTCACAAGCCGCCAGTATCGGCCTCTTGATCCCTTG GCCCCCACACCTCCCCCGCGTTCCTCCCGTCGGCTCCGGGCTGGCACTCTGGAGGCCCTGGTTAGGCACCTTCTGGATGCCCGGACATCAGGGGTCGACGTGACCTTCATGTCAGCCTTCCTGGCCACCCACCGGGCTTTCACCTCCACACCTACCTTGCTAGGGCTTATGGCTGACAG GCTGGAAGCCCTTGAATCTCATCCTGCTGATGAACGACAGAGGACAACAGG GGTAGCCATCTCTGTATTGTCAACCTGGCTGGCTTCTCACCCTGAGGATTTTTGCTCTGAGGTCAAGGTTCAACTTGACCGGCTTGAGAGCTTCTTACTTCGGACAGGGTATGCAGCAGGGGAGGGTGTTGGGGGGGGCAGCGCTGACCTCATCCACAATCTCCGGTCCCGGGTGGACTCCCAGGCCCCCGACCTTCCTAAGCCCCTGGCCCTCCCTGGCGATCCCCCTGCTGACCCCACGGATGTCCTGGTGTTCCTCGCTGACCACTTGGCCGAACAGCTGACCCTGCTAGATGCG GAGCTGTTTCTCAATCTGGTCCCCTCTCAGTGTCTGGGGGGCCTGTGGGGACACAGAGATCGGCCAGGACATTCCCACCTCTGCCCATCTGTCAGAGCTACTGTCACACAGTTTAACAAG AGGGCCCGGCTACTGGAGAAGTGGATCCGAGTGGCAGAG GAGTGCCGGCTGCTCCGAAACTTCTCTTCAGTTTATGCTGTTGTATCAGCTCTGCAGTCCAGCCCTATCCACAGGCTTCGGGCAGCCTGGGGGGAAGCAACCAG GGACAGCCTCAGAGTCTTTTCCAGCCTCTGCCAGATTTTCTCTGAGGAGGATAATTATTCCCAGAGCCGGGAGCTACTCCTGCAG GAGGTGAAGCTGCAGCCCCCTCTGGAGCCACACTCCAAGAAGGCTCCGAGGTCTGGCTCCCGGGGTAGG GGTGTGGTCCCATACCTCGGAACCTTTCTGAAGGACCTTGTGATGCTGGATGCAGCTTCCAAGGATGAGCTGGAG AATGGATACATCAATTTTGACAAGCGGAGGAAG GAATTTGCTGTCCTTTCTGAGTTGCAACGGCTCCAGAATGAATGTCGTGGCTATGACCTCCGACCGGACCATGATATCCAGCAGTGGCTACAGGGGCTCCATCTACTGACAGAGGCCCAGAG TCATCGTGTGTCCTGTGAGGTGGAGCTACCTGGTACCAGTGACCCTCCTGCTGCAAGGGTGCTTCGGCCAACACTGGTCATCTCACAGTGGACAGA GGTTCTGGGCTCTGTTGGGGGCCCCACCTCCATGGTGTCCTGGGACCGGCCTAGTATAGGGGGAGATGAGGTATCTGGAACCCCTGCTCCACTGCTGACCCGGCTGGCACAG CATATGAAATGGCCATCTGTCTCGTCACTAGACTCTGCCCTGGAAAGCAGTCCGTCCCTGCACAGTCCAGCTGACCCCAGCTACCTCTCTCCTCCAGCCTCCTCCCATAAGCCTTCTCGAGGTCACCGCCGTTCAGCATCCTGTGGCTCCCCACTGAGTGGGAGTACAGGAGAAGGGGCCTCCACAGGGACTGGATATGGGGGCGGTGGATCTGGGCCAGGGGCTTCTGATTGCCGAATCATCCGAGTTCAGATGGAGCTGGGAGAAGATGGCAGTGTCTATAAGAGCATCTTG GTGACAAGCCAGGACAAGTCTCCAAGTGTCATCAGTCGTGTCCTTAAGAAAAACAATCGTGATTCTGCAGTGGCTTCAGAGTATGAGCTGGTACAGCTACTACCAGGGGAACGAG AGCTGACTATCCCACCCTCAGCTAATGTCTTCTATGCTATGGATGGAGCCTCACATGATTTCCTCCTGCGGCAGCGGCGAAGGCCCTCTGCTACACCGGGCCTTACCAGTGGCCCCTCTGCCTCAGGAACTACCCCAAGTGAGGGAGGAGGTGGCTCCTTTCCTAGGATCAAGGCCACAGGGAGGAAGATTGCACGGGCACTGTTCTGA
- the RGL2 gene encoding ral guanine nucleotide dissociation stimulator-like 2 isoform X1 — MLPRPLRLLLDTSPPGGVVLSSFRSRDPEEGGGPDGRVVGGGQEKEEEEEEEEAPVSVWDEEEDGATFTVTSRQYRPLDPLAPTPPPRSSRRLRAGTLEALVRHLLDARTSGVDVTFMSAFLATHRAFTSTPTLLGLMADRLEALESHPADERQRTTGVAISVLSTWLASHPEDFCSEVKVQLDRLESFLLRTGYAAGEGVGGGSADLIHNLRSRVDSQAPDLPKPLALPGDPPADPTDVLVFLADHLAEQLTLLDAELFLNLVPSQCLGGLWGHRDRPGHSHLCPSVRATVTQFNKVAGAVVSSVLGATPTGEGPGEVIIRPLCPPQRARLLEKWIRVAEECRLLRNFSSVYAVVSALQSSPIHRLRAAWGEATRDSLRVFSSLCQIFSEEDNYSQSRELLLQEVKLQPPLEPHSKKAPRSGSRGRGVVPYLGTFLKDLVMLDAASKDELENGYINFDKRRKEFAVLSELQRLQNECRGYDLRPDHDIQQWLQGLHLLTEAQSHRVSCEVELPGTSDPPAARVLRPTLVISQWTEVLGSVGGPTSMVSWDRPSIGGDEVSGTPAPLLTRLAQHMKWPSVSSLDSALESSPSLHSPADPSYLSPPASSHKPSRGHRRSASCGSPLSGSTGEGASTGTGYGGGGSGPGASDCRIIRVQMELGEDGSVYKSILVTSQDKSPSVISRVLKKNNRDSAVASEYELVQLLPGERELTIPPSANVFYAMDGASHDFLLRQRRRPSATPGLTSGPSASGTTPSEGGGGSFPRIKATGRKIARALF; from the exons ATGCTCCCGCGGCCCCTGCGGCTGCTTTTGGACACGAGCCCCCCCGGGGGAGTCGTGCTGAGCAGCTTCCGAAGCCGAGACCCCGAAGAGGGTGGGGGCCCAGATGGCCGGGTCGTGGGCGGGgggcaggagaaagaggaggaggaggaagaagaagag GCCCCTGTGTCTGTCTGGGATGAGGAGGAAGATGGTGCCACCTTTACTGTCACAAGCCGCCAGTATCGGCCTCTTGATCCCTTG GCCCCCACACCTCCCCCGCGTTCCTCCCGTCGGCTCCGGGCTGGCACTCTGGAGGCCCTGGTTAGGCACCTTCTGGATGCCCGGACATCAGGGGTCGACGTGACCTTCATGTCAGCCTTCCTGGCCACCCACCGGGCTTTCACCTCCACACCTACCTTGCTAGGGCTTATGGCTGACAG GCTGGAAGCCCTTGAATCTCATCCTGCTGATGAACGACAGAGGACAACAGG GGTAGCCATCTCTGTATTGTCAACCTGGCTGGCTTCTCACCCTGAGGATTTTTGCTCTGAGGTCAAGGTTCAACTTGACCGGCTTGAGAGCTTCTTACTTCGGACAGGGTATGCAGCAGGGGAGGGTGTTGGGGGGGGCAGCGCTGACCTCATCCACAATCTCCGGTCCCGGGTGGACTCCCAGGCCCCCGACCTTCCTAAGCCCCTGGCCCTCCCTGGCGATCCCCCTGCTGACCCCACGGATGTCCTGGTGTTCCTCGCTGACCACTTGGCCGAACAGCTGACCCTGCTAGATGCG GAGCTGTTTCTCAATCTGGTCCCCTCTCAGTGTCTGGGGGGCCTGTGGGGACACAGAGATCGGCCAGGACATTCCCACCTCTGCCCATCTGTCAGAGCTACTGTCACACAGTTTAACAAGGTGGCAGGGGCAGTGGTTAGCTCTGTCTTGGGGGCCACCCCAACTGGAGAGGGGCCTGGGGAGGTAATCATACGGCCACTCTGCCCCCCCCAGAGGGCCCGGCTACTGGAGAAGTGGATCCGAGTGGCAGAG GAGTGCCGGCTGCTCCGAAACTTCTCTTCAGTTTATGCTGTTGTATCAGCTCTGCAGTCCAGCCCTATCCACAGGCTTCGGGCAGCCTGGGGGGAAGCAACCAG GGACAGCCTCAGAGTCTTTTCCAGCCTCTGCCAGATTTTCTCTGAGGAGGATAATTATTCCCAGAGCCGGGAGCTACTCCTGCAG GAGGTGAAGCTGCAGCCCCCTCTGGAGCCACACTCCAAGAAGGCTCCGAGGTCTGGCTCCCGGGGTAGG GGTGTGGTCCCATACCTCGGAACCTTTCTGAAGGACCTTGTGATGCTGGATGCAGCTTCCAAGGATGAGCTGGAG AATGGATACATCAATTTTGACAAGCGGAGGAAG GAATTTGCTGTCCTTTCTGAGTTGCAACGGCTCCAGAATGAATGTCGTGGCTATGACCTCCGACCGGACCATGATATCCAGCAGTGGCTACAGGGGCTCCATCTACTGACAGAGGCCCAGAG TCATCGTGTGTCCTGTGAGGTGGAGCTACCTGGTACCAGTGACCCTCCTGCTGCAAGGGTGCTTCGGCCAACACTGGTCATCTCACAGTGGACAGA GGTTCTGGGCTCTGTTGGGGGCCCCACCTCCATGGTGTCCTGGGACCGGCCTAGTATAGGGGGAGATGAGGTATCTGGAACCCCTGCTCCACTGCTGACCCGGCTGGCACAG CATATGAAATGGCCATCTGTCTCGTCACTAGACTCTGCCCTGGAAAGCAGTCCGTCCCTGCACAGTCCAGCTGACCCCAGCTACCTCTCTCCTCCAGCCTCCTCCCATAAGCCTTCTCGAGGTCACCGCCGTTCAGCATCCTGTGGCTCCCCACTGAGTGGGAGTACAGGAGAAGGGGCCTCCACAGGGACTGGATATGGGGGCGGTGGATCTGGGCCAGGGGCTTCTGATTGCCGAATCATCCGAGTTCAGATGGAGCTGGGAGAAGATGGCAGTGTCTATAAGAGCATCTTG GTGACAAGCCAGGACAAGTCTCCAAGTGTCATCAGTCGTGTCCTTAAGAAAAACAATCGTGATTCTGCAGTGGCTTCAGAGTATGAGCTGGTACAGCTACTACCAGGGGAACGAG AGCTGACTATCCCACCCTCAGCTAATGTCTTCTATGCTATGGATGGAGCCTCACATGATTTCCTCCTGCGGCAGCGGCGAAGGCCCTCTGCTACACCGGGCCTTACCAGTGGCCCCTCTGCCTCAGGAACTACCCCAAGTGAGGGAGGAGGTGGCTCCTTTCCTAGGATCAAGGCCACAGGGAGGAAGATTGCACGGGCACTGTTCTGA
- the RGL2 gene encoding ral guanine nucleotide dissociation stimulator-like 2 isoform X3 has translation MSAFLATHRAFTSTPTLLGLMADRLEALESHPADERQRTTGVAISVLSTWLASHPEDFCSEVKVQLDRLESFLLRTGYAAGEGVGGGSADLIHNLRSRVDSQAPDLPKPLALPGDPPADPTDVLVFLADHLAEQLTLLDAELFLNLVPSQCLGGLWGHRDRPGHSHLCPSVRATVTQFNKVAGAVVSSVLGATPTGEGPGEVIIRPLCPPQRARLLEKWIRVAEECRLLRNFSSVYAVVSALQSSPIHRLRAAWGEATRDSLRVFSSLCQIFSEEDNYSQSRELLLQEVKLQPPLEPHSKKAPRSGSRGRGVVPYLGTFLKDLVMLDAASKDELENGYINFDKRRKEFAVLSELQRLQNECRGYDLRPDHDIQQWLQGLHLLTEAQSHRVSCEVELPGTSDPPAARVLRPTLVISQWTEVLGSVGGPTSMVSWDRPSIGGDEVSGTPAPLLTRLAQHMKWPSVSSLDSALESSPSLHSPADPSYLSPPASSHKPSRGHRRSASCGSPLSGSTGEGASTGTGYGGGGSGPGASDCRIIRVQMELGEDGSVYKSILVTSQDKSPSVISRVLKKNNRDSAVASEYELVQLLPGERELTIPPSANVFYAMDGASHDFLLRQRRRPSATPGLTSGPSASGTTPSEGGGGSFPRIKATGRKIARALF, from the exons ATGTCAGCCTTCCTGGCCACCCACCGGGCTTTCACCTCCACACCTACCTTGCTAGGGCTTATGGCTGACAG GCTGGAAGCCCTTGAATCTCATCCTGCTGATGAACGACAGAGGACAACAGG GGTAGCCATCTCTGTATTGTCAACCTGGCTGGCTTCTCACCCTGAGGATTTTTGCTCTGAGGTCAAGGTTCAACTTGACCGGCTTGAGAGCTTCTTACTTCGGACAGGGTATGCAGCAGGGGAGGGTGTTGGGGGGGGCAGCGCTGACCTCATCCACAATCTCCGGTCCCGGGTGGACTCCCAGGCCCCCGACCTTCCTAAGCCCCTGGCCCTCCCTGGCGATCCCCCTGCTGACCCCACGGATGTCCTGGTGTTCCTCGCTGACCACTTGGCCGAACAGCTGACCCTGCTAGATGCG GAGCTGTTTCTCAATCTGGTCCCCTCTCAGTGTCTGGGGGGCCTGTGGGGACACAGAGATCGGCCAGGACATTCCCACCTCTGCCCATCTGTCAGAGCTACTGTCACACAGTTTAACAAGGTGGCAGGGGCAGTGGTTAGCTCTGTCTTGGGGGCCACCCCAACTGGAGAGGGGCCTGGGGAGGTAATCATACGGCCACTCTGCCCCCCCCAGAGGGCCCGGCTACTGGAGAAGTGGATCCGAGTGGCAGAG GAGTGCCGGCTGCTCCGAAACTTCTCTTCAGTTTATGCTGTTGTATCAGCTCTGCAGTCCAGCCCTATCCACAGGCTTCGGGCAGCCTGGGGGGAAGCAACCAG GGACAGCCTCAGAGTCTTTTCCAGCCTCTGCCAGATTTTCTCTGAGGAGGATAATTATTCCCAGAGCCGGGAGCTACTCCTGCAG GAGGTGAAGCTGCAGCCCCCTCTGGAGCCACACTCCAAGAAGGCTCCGAGGTCTGGCTCCCGGGGTAGG GGTGTGGTCCCATACCTCGGAACCTTTCTGAAGGACCTTGTGATGCTGGATGCAGCTTCCAAGGATGAGCTGGAG AATGGATACATCAATTTTGACAAGCGGAGGAAG GAATTTGCTGTCCTTTCTGAGTTGCAACGGCTCCAGAATGAATGTCGTGGCTATGACCTCCGACCGGACCATGATATCCAGCAGTGGCTACAGGGGCTCCATCTACTGACAGAGGCCCAGAG TCATCGTGTGTCCTGTGAGGTGGAGCTACCTGGTACCAGTGACCCTCCTGCTGCAAGGGTGCTTCGGCCAACACTGGTCATCTCACAGTGGACAGA GGTTCTGGGCTCTGTTGGGGGCCCCACCTCCATGGTGTCCTGGGACCGGCCTAGTATAGGGGGAGATGAGGTATCTGGAACCCCTGCTCCACTGCTGACCCGGCTGGCACAG CATATGAAATGGCCATCTGTCTCGTCACTAGACTCTGCCCTGGAAAGCAGTCCGTCCCTGCACAGTCCAGCTGACCCCAGCTACCTCTCTCCTCCAGCCTCCTCCCATAAGCCTTCTCGAGGTCACCGCCGTTCAGCATCCTGTGGCTCCCCACTGAGTGGGAGTACAGGAGAAGGGGCCTCCACAGGGACTGGATATGGGGGCGGTGGATCTGGGCCAGGGGCTTCTGATTGCCGAATCATCCGAGTTCAGATGGAGCTGGGAGAAGATGGCAGTGTCTATAAGAGCATCTTG GTGACAAGCCAGGACAAGTCTCCAAGTGTCATCAGTCGTGTCCTTAAGAAAAACAATCGTGATTCTGCAGTGGCTTCAGAGTATGAGCTGGTACAGCTACTACCAGGGGAACGAG AGCTGACTATCCCACCCTCAGCTAATGTCTTCTATGCTATGGATGGAGCCTCACATGATTTCCTCCTGCGGCAGCGGCGAAGGCCCTCTGCTACACCGGGCCTTACCAGTGGCCCCTCTGCCTCAGGAACTACCCCAAGTGAGGGAGGAGGTGGCTCCTTTCCTAGGATCAAGGCCACAGGGAGGAAGATTGCACGGGCACTGTTCTGA
- the PFDN6 gene encoding prefoldin subunit 6, which yields MAELIQKKLQGEVEKYQQLQKDLSKSMSGRQKLEAQLTENNIVKEELALLDGSNVVFKLLGPVLVKQELGEARATVGKRLDYITAEIKRYESQLRDLERQSEQQRETLAQLQQEFQRAQAAKAGAPGKA from the exons ATGGCTGAGCTGATCCAGAAGAAGCTGCAGGGAGAAGTGGAGAAATATCAACAGCTACAGAAGG ACTTGAGTAAATCCATGTCAGGGAGGCAGAAGCTTGAGGCACAACttacagaaaataatattgtGAAGGAG GAACTGGCCTTGCTGGATGGGTCCAATGTGGTCTTTAAACTTCTGGGTCCTGTGCTGGTCAAACAGGAGCTGGGGGAGGCTCGGGCCACAGTGGGGAAGAGGCTGGACTATATCACAGCTGAAAT TAAGCGATATGAATCCCAGCTCCGGGACCTTGAACGGCAGTCAGAGCAACAGAGGGAAACCCTTGCTCAGCTGCAGCAGGAGTTCCAGCGGGCCCAGGCAGCAAAGGCAGGGGCTCCAGGGAAGGCCTGA